The Bordetella sp. FB-8 genome includes a window with the following:
- the rhmD gene encoding L-rhamnonate dehydratase translates to MTIPTIKQVRAYTLKGGGADYHDQADGHWIDDHIATPMSKYPQYRQSRRSFGINVLGTLVVQIEACDGSVGFAVTTGGEPAAYIVEKHLARFLEGARVTDIERIWDQMYHSTLYYGRKGLVINTISGVDLALWDLLGKVRGEPVHQLLGGAVREELQFYATGARPDLARKMGFIGGKLALQHGPAEGEEGLRKNIETLATMRERVGPDFWLMFDCWMSLDLNYATRLAQAAREYGLKWIEEALPPDDYWGYAALRKNVPTGMMVTTGEHEATRWGFRMLLEMGCCDIIQPDVGWCGGVTELIKISALADAHQTLVIPHGSSVYSYHFVATRQNSPFAEFLMMAPKADKVVPMFHPQLLGEPVPVNGRMRVSELDKPGFGVTLNPDCALHRPYTH, encoded by the coding sequence ATGACGATACCCACCATCAAGCAAGTCCGCGCCTACACCCTAAAAGGCGGTGGCGCCGACTACCATGACCAGGCGGACGGGCACTGGATCGATGATCACATCGCCACGCCCATGAGCAAGTATCCCCAATACCGGCAAAGCCGCCGCAGTTTCGGCATTAATGTGCTCGGAACGCTGGTCGTGCAGATCGAGGCCTGCGACGGATCGGTGGGCTTTGCGGTGACGACCGGCGGCGAACCGGCGGCCTACATCGTGGAAAAGCACTTGGCGCGCTTCCTGGAAGGCGCCCGCGTCACCGATATCGAACGCATCTGGGACCAGATGTACCACTCCACGCTCTACTACGGCCGCAAGGGGCTGGTCATCAACACCATCTCCGGCGTCGACCTAGCGCTGTGGGACCTGCTGGGCAAGGTGCGCGGCGAACCCGTGCACCAATTGCTGGGCGGCGCGGTGCGCGAGGAGTTGCAGTTCTACGCCACTGGCGCCCGTCCCGATCTAGCCCGCAAGATGGGCTTCATCGGCGGTAAATTGGCCTTGCAGCACGGCCCGGCCGAAGGCGAAGAAGGCCTGCGCAAGAACATCGAGACACTGGCCACCATGCGCGAACGCGTCGGCCCGGATTTCTGGCTGATGTTCGATTGCTGGATGAGCCTGGATCTGAACTATGCCACACGCCTGGCGCAGGCCGCTCGCGAATACGGACTCAAGTGGATCGAGGAGGCCTTGCCGCCAGACGATTACTGGGGCTACGCGGCGCTGCGCAAGAACGTGCCCACCGGCATGATGGTCACCACCGGCGAGCACGAGGCTACGCGGTGGGGCTTCAGAATGTTGCTGGAAATGGGCTGCTGCGACATCATCCAGCCCGACGTGGGCTGGTGCGGCGGCGTCACTGAACTGATCAAGATCTCCGCGCTGGCCGATGCGCATCAGACGCTGGTGATCCCGCATGGTTCGTCCGTCTACAGCTATCACTTTGTCGCGACACGTCAAAACAGCCCCTTCGCGGAATTTTTGATGATGGCACCCAAGGCCGATAAGGTCGTGCCGATGTTCCACCCGCAATTACTGGGCGAACCCGTACCGGTCAACGGCCGCATGCGGGTGTCCGAGCTGGACAAGCCGGGCTTTGGCGTGACGCTGAACCCCGACTGTGCGCTGCATCGGCCGTACACGCACTAA
- a CDS encoding PLP-dependent aminotransferase family protein, with translation MYAYTAPFQNPAGSPIRELFKYLSEPGMISFAGGYPASDLFDIEGLRVAQARAYQDSILCLQYGPTDGLPMLKEQIAALMARRGASCSPEQMLITTGSQQGLDLLLRVLVEPGDAVLTEQPAYPATLQALRLQQARIGTVPVDGDGLDVGRLASLLASGVVARPKLLYTVPTFANPTGATLARERRIALLRLAVQYKFLIVEDDPYGDLRFAGEGVPSILALADQVDGSRDWVVHFSSLSKVVAPGLRIGWTVAPVEIARRCIVAKQTVDLCTTPWSQAIAAQYLADGSLERHLPRITTAYGHKSGALCRALRAGLGDAIAFHQPEGGMFVWARMPGVDAAQLLASAIERKVMFVPGKAFFAEQPDAAALRLSFAAPGVDAIQEGARRLQQAYQALA, from the coding sequence ATGTACGCATATACAGCGCCTTTTCAGAATCCCGCGGGTTCGCCGATACGCGAGCTGTTCAAGTATCTGAGCGAACCGGGGATGATCTCCTTCGCGGGCGGCTATCCCGCGAGCGACCTGTTCGACATCGAGGGGTTGCGGGTCGCGCAGGCGCGTGCCTACCAGGATTCGATCCTCTGCCTGCAATACGGTCCGACCGACGGGCTGCCCATGCTCAAGGAACAGATCGCTGCGCTCATGGCCAGGCGCGGCGCTTCATGCAGCCCCGAGCAGATGCTGATCACGACCGGTTCGCAGCAAGGCCTGGACCTGTTGCTGCGCGTGCTGGTCGAGCCCGGAGACGCGGTGCTCACGGAACAGCCGGCCTATCCGGCGACGCTGCAGGCGCTGCGGCTGCAGCAGGCCCGGATAGGTACCGTGCCGGTCGACGGCGACGGCCTGGACGTCGGCAGGCTCGCGAGCCTGCTGGCCTCGGGCGTCGTGGCGCGGCCCAAGCTGCTGTATACGGTGCCGACCTTCGCCAACCCGACGGGCGCGACGCTTGCGCGCGAGCGCCGCATCGCGTTGCTGCGGCTTGCGGTCCAGTACAAATTTCTCATCGTCGAGGACGACCCCTATGGCGACTTGAGATTCGCGGGCGAGGGGGTCCCTTCGATTCTTGCACTGGCCGACCAGGTTGATGGCTCGCGCGACTGGGTGGTGCATTTTTCCAGCCTCTCCAAGGTGGTCGCGCCGGGCCTGCGCATCGGCTGGACGGTGGCCCCCGTGGAAATCGCGCGCCGCTGCATTGTCGCCAAGCAGACGGTCGATCTATGTACCACGCCATGGTCCCAGGCCATCGCCGCCCAATACCTGGCGGACGGCTCGCTGGAACGTCATCTGCCGCGCATCACGACCGCCTATGGCCACAAGAGCGGCGCGCTTTGCCGGGCGCTGCGCGCGGGGCTGGGCGATGCCATCGCGTTTCATCAGCCCGAGGGCGGCATGTTCGTCTGGGCGCGCATGCCGGGCGTCGATGCCGCGCAACTGCTGGCATCTGCCATCGAGCGCAAAGTCATGTTCGTTCCCGGCAAGGCGTTCTTCGCCGAGCAGCCCGATGCGGCCGCGCTGCGTCTTTCGTTTGCGGCCCCAGGTGTGGACGCGATCCAGGAAGGCGCGCGGCGCCTGCAGCAGGCTTATCAGGCGCTTGCCTGA
- a CDS encoding aldolase/citrate lyase family protein, protein MHLPINPFKAALARNEPQYGIWAGFATSYAAEIVAGTGYDWMLIDGEHAPNTVPSLLGQLQSVAPYVTHPVVRPVSGDPILIKQLLDVGTQTLMVPMVETAEQARALVRAMRYPPHGIRGVGGGLIRATRWDAVPNYIKRAHEQLCLIVQVESRLGAENVTEIAAVDGVDAVFIGPADLSTGMGYAGDASQPEVQASIRGAIEATRASDKACGILAPREEDARRYAEWGCTFIAVAIDVSLLRQAAIDNLARYREPAVAAISHSRTY, encoded by the coding sequence ATGCACTTGCCCATCAACCCCTTCAAGGCAGCCTTGGCCCGAAACGAGCCGCAATATGGCATCTGGGCCGGTTTCGCCACGTCCTATGCCGCCGAGATCGTGGCTGGCACCGGCTACGACTGGATGCTGATCGACGGCGAACACGCGCCAAACACGGTGCCCAGCTTGCTGGGCCAGTTGCAGTCCGTGGCGCCCTATGTCACGCATCCGGTCGTTCGGCCCGTCAGCGGCGACCCTATTCTCATCAAGCAATTACTGGATGTGGGCACGCAGACCTTGATGGTGCCCATGGTCGAGACGGCCGAGCAGGCGCGCGCGCTGGTGCGCGCCATGCGCTACCCGCCGCATGGCATCCGCGGCGTGGGCGGCGGCCTGATCCGCGCGACGCGCTGGGATGCCGTACCCAACTACATTAAGCGCGCGCATGAGCAGTTGTGCCTAATCGTGCAAGTGGAGTCGCGCCTGGGCGCGGAGAATGTGACCGAGATCGCCGCGGTGGATGGCGTGGACGCGGTTTTCATCGGCCCGGCGGACCTGTCCACTGGCATGGGCTACGCGGGCGACGCCAGCCAGCCTGAAGTGCAAGCCAGCATCCGCGGCGCCATCGAAGCCACGCGCGCCTCGGACAAAGCCTGCGGCATCCTGGCACCGCGCGAGGAAGATGCGCGCCGCTATGCCGAATGGGGCTGCACCTTCATCGCGGTGGCCATCGATGTCAGCCTGCTGCGCCAGGCGGCCATCGACAATCTGGCGCGTTACCGCGAACCCGCTGTAGCAGCGATTTCACATTCGCGAACGTATTGA
- the aldA gene encoding aldehyde dehydrogenase, translating to MSTLPVLRNYIGGQFSRSAELHDVLNPATGECLAQAPISSRQEVDHAIAAARGAQKAWARKTAIERAGHLRRIAAKLRENAPRLARTITQEQGKTLGLAEVEVHFTADYMDYMAEWARRIEGEVISSDRPNESIFLLRKPLGVVAGILPWNFPFFLIARKMAPALLTGNAIVIKPSEETPINCHEFTQLLAQTDLPAGVFNVVYGTGAVGGALSAHAGVDMISFTGSVATGSRIMAAAADNITKLNLELGGKAPAIVLADADLDLAAKAIRDSRIINTGQVCNCAERVYVERKVADEFITRITKSMTATRYGDPLAQPDVEMGPLINQKGLNNVEAKVRTAIADGAQLITGGKVADLGQGFHYEPTVLTGCRADMEIMRKEIFGPVLPIQIIDDLDEAIALANDCEYGLTSSVYTRDLAKAMHAMREIDFGETYINRENFEAMQGFHAGVRKSGMGGADGKHGLYEYTHTQVVYLQG from the coding sequence ATGAGCACGCTACCCGTACTGCGGAATTACATCGGCGGCCAATTTAGCCGCAGCGCCGAACTGCATGACGTATTGAACCCCGCCACGGGCGAATGCCTGGCCCAGGCCCCCATCTCGTCCCGGCAGGAAGTCGACCACGCCATCGCCGCCGCGCGTGGCGCGCAAAAGGCCTGGGCGCGAAAGACAGCCATCGAACGCGCGGGCCACCTGCGCCGGATCGCGGCCAAGCTGCGCGAAAATGCGCCGCGCCTGGCGCGCACCATCACGCAGGAACAGGGCAAGACCCTGGGCCTGGCCGAAGTCGAAGTGCATTTTACCGCCGACTACATGGATTACATGGCCGAATGGGCACGCCGCATCGAAGGCGAAGTCATCTCAAGCGACCGCCCCAATGAAAGCATCTTTCTGCTGCGCAAGCCTCTGGGCGTGGTGGCCGGCATTTTGCCATGGAACTTCCCGTTCTTCCTGATCGCGCGCAAGATGGCACCGGCGCTGCTCACGGGCAACGCCATCGTTATCAAGCCCAGCGAAGAGACACCCATCAACTGTCATGAGTTCACGCAATTGCTGGCGCAGACCGATCTGCCGGCCGGCGTGTTTAACGTGGTGTACGGCACAGGCGCCGTGGGCGGCGCGCTGTCGGCCCATGCGGGCGTGGACATGATCAGCTTCACCGGCAGTGTGGCCACCGGCTCGCGCATCATGGCCGCAGCCGCAGACAACATCACCAAGCTCAATCTGGAGCTGGGAGGCAAGGCGCCTGCCATCGTGCTTGCCGATGCCGACCTTGACCTGGCGGCTAAGGCCATCCGCGATTCGCGCATCATCAACACCGGCCAGGTCTGCAACTGCGCCGAGCGCGTCTATGTCGAGCGCAAGGTGGCCGATGAATTCATTACCCGCATCACCAAGTCCATGACGGCCACGCGCTACGGCGATCCCCTCGCCCAGCCCGACGTCGAGATGGGCCCGCTCATCAACCAGAAAGGCCTGAACAATGTCGAGGCCAAGGTGCGCACAGCCATCGCCGACGGCGCCCAACTCATCACGGGCGGCAAGGTCGCCGACCTGGGCCAGGGCTTTCACTACGAACCCACGGTGCTGACCGGATGCCGTGCCGATATGGAGATTATGCGCAAGGAAATCTTTGGGCCAGTGCTGCCCATCCAGATCATCGACGACCTGGACGAGGCGATCGCCCTGGCCAACGACTGCGAGTACGGCCTGACTTCATCGGTGTACACGCGCGACCTCGCCAAGGCCATGCATGCCATGCGCGAGATCGATTTCGGCGAGACCTACATCAACCGCGAGAACTTCGAGGCCATGCAGGGTTTTCATGCCGGAGTGCGCAAATCCGGCATGGGTGGCGCGGATGGCAAACATGGCTTGTATGAGTACACGCATACTCAGGTGGTGTACCTGCAAGGATAA
- a CDS encoding nitroreductase family protein, with product MMTTSATPVQLLMSRRSTKLVRGPGPSDQELAQILQAGMSAPDHGALRPWRYVVIRDEAVGRLADMAIAAVKRTGDPRMTPEKEKNNRTWLAQVPLVLGVAQKSFFDGKIPEHEQMLAVGASVMNVLNAVHMLGYAAFWSTGLGTNVPDVQEALGFDPLEYRFLGFVAIGTPAVDLPTMQRPDFHEFVTEWTGGKPHM from the coding sequence ATGATGACGACAAGCGCAACCCCCGTGCAACTGCTGATGTCCCGCCGCTCGACCAAACTCGTGCGCGGCCCGGGACCTTCCGATCAAGAACTGGCCCAGATCCTGCAGGCCGGCATGAGCGCGCCCGATCACGGCGCGCTGCGTCCGTGGCGCTACGTAGTCATCCGCGACGAGGCCGTGGGCAGGCTGGCCGACATGGCCATCGCTGCCGTCAAGCGCACAGGCGACCCGCGCATGACGCCGGAAAAAGAGAAGAACAACCGCACCTGGCTGGCGCAGGTGCCGCTGGTGCTGGGCGTGGCGCAGAAGAGTTTCTTCGACGGCAAGATCCCGGAACACGAACAGATGCTGGCCGTGGGCGCCTCGGTGATGAACGTGCTCAACGCCGTCCACATGCTGGGCTATGCGGCTTTCTGGAGCACCGGTCTAGGCACCAACGTTCCCGACGTGCAGGAAGCGCTGGGCTTTGATCCCCTGGAATATCGCTTCCTGGGTTTTGTGGCCATCGGCACGCCAGCCGTGGATTTGCCCACGATGCAGCGTCCGGACTTCCACGAATTTGTCACGGAATGGACGGGAGGTAAGCCTCACATGTGA
- a CDS encoding FAD-binding oxidoreductase gives MSSQVVIAGGGVIGSSIAYFLRESDPTICVTVIERDPTYAKSSSALSAASIRQQFSTPLSVQMSLYGIEFLRHIGELLEVDSHRPSIDLHEGGYLFLATPGGQATLRENHALQTRLGANIALLGPDALKEKFPWLNVQDIAAGTYGVSGEGWFDGYGLVQALRKKAQALGARYVAAEVTGIEREGRRLTHVRTGDGERHACDMLVNATGAWARRIATMMGIDIPVYARRRSIFNVSSPARLTDSPLLIDPTGVYFRPEGRTYITGTSPNPQNDPDDLPLDEVDHELFDDVIWPTLAHRVPQFEALRVENCWSGYYEYNVFDHNAIIGHHPDIENCIFANGFSGHGLQQGPATGRGVSELIISGRYTTLDLSSLNWDRVLNNRPIVEKNVV, from the coding sequence GTGAGCTCTCAAGTTGTCATTGCCGGCGGCGGGGTGATCGGCAGTTCGATCGCCTATTTCCTGCGAGAGTCGGATCCGACGATCTGCGTTACGGTCATCGAGCGCGATCCGACCTACGCGAAATCGTCTTCGGCGCTGTCGGCCGCGTCCATCCGGCAGCAGTTCTCGACCCCGCTGTCGGTTCAGATGTCGCTCTACGGCATTGAATTCCTGCGCCACATCGGCGAGCTGCTCGAGGTCGACAGCCATCGGCCGTCCATCGACCTGCACGAGGGCGGCTACCTGTTCCTGGCAACGCCCGGCGGCCAGGCGACGCTGCGCGAGAACCACGCGCTGCAGACGCGGCTGGGGGCGAACATCGCCCTGCTCGGGCCCGATGCCTTGAAGGAAAAATTCCCGTGGCTCAATGTCCAGGACATTGCCGCGGGAACCTACGGGGTCAGCGGCGAGGGCTGGTTCGACGGCTACGGCCTGGTCCAGGCGCTGCGCAAGAAAGCGCAGGCGCTGGGCGCGCGCTATGTCGCCGCGGAAGTGACCGGCATCGAGCGCGAGGGCCGCAGGCTTACCCACGTGCGGACCGGCGACGGCGAACGCCATGCCTGCGACATGCTGGTCAATGCAACGGGCGCCTGGGCGCGCCGCATTGCGACGATGATGGGTATCGATATTCCTGTGTACGCGCGCCGGCGCAGCATCTTCAACGTGTCATCGCCGGCGCGGCTGACGGACAGTCCGCTGCTCATCGACCCCACGGGTGTGTATTTCCGGCCGGAAGGCCGGACCTACATCACCGGCACCTCGCCGAATCCGCAGAACGATCCGGACGATCTGCCGCTGGACGAGGTCGATCACGAGCTGTTCGACGACGTCATCTGGCCGACGCTGGCGCACCGCGTTCCGCAGTTCGAGGCGCTGCGCGTGGAGAATTGCTGGTCTGGCTACTACGAGTACAACGTGTTCGACCACAATGCCATCATCGGCCATCATCCCGATATCGAGAACTGTATTTTCGCCAACGGCTTCAGCGGCCACGGCTTGCAGCAGGGGCCGGCGACCGGCCGCGGGGTGAGCGAGCTCATCATCAGCGGCAGATATACCACCTTGGATCTTTCATCCCTGAATTGGGACCGGGTGTTGAACAACCGGCCCATCGTCGAGAAAAACGTCGTTTAG
- a CDS encoding MFS transporter: protein MELFSDRPGDEGLPGRERCLAMISVMIATTMAVFDGSIVNIALPQIAQSLDVPTGEAVWVANGYLLSVAVTLAAFSALARRTGFRALFTGGIAVFTLASLGCALSASLPWLIAMRVLQGVGGAATLSIAPAIHRSIFPTRLLGRILGLNALLVAASTAIAPMLGGTLLAALSWQWLFAINVPLGIVGTLLARRTLPKARLRGLPFDTAGALLSGAAMAALIMAADACAQLGNGGQAYLPLAYAAAAIASGMAFVRRQRRAPEPLLPLDIFASTRFSMAAMTSMASFVGQGIAFIALPILLQSAYGYSPFASALLFTPWPVAIVLIAPHAGRLADRHRPATLATAGLAVFAFGLALLALLPYDAPAWDIAWRELVCGAGFGFFQSPNNREMLANASRERSSNASGVLAIARTFGQCLGTALVGVILSAYATHAAAGGGRLTGIALAQAIKWALWLAVAATVSALVISSRRLGGKQTVPGQQPS, encoded by the coding sequence ATGGAATTGTTTTCTGACCGACCGGGAGACGAGGGCCTGCCGGGCCGCGAGCGTTGCCTGGCCATGATTTCGGTGATGATCGCTACGACCATGGCGGTATTTGACGGATCCATCGTGAACATCGCCCTGCCCCAGATCGCCCAGTCGCTGGATGTCCCCACGGGCGAGGCAGTTTGGGTAGCCAACGGCTACCTTCTGTCTGTGGCCGTCACGCTGGCGGCGTTTTCGGCACTGGCAAGGCGAACCGGCTTTCGCGCCCTGTTCACGGGCGGTATCGCCGTGTTCACGCTGGCTTCGCTGGGCTGCGCCTTGTCCGCTTCGCTGCCGTGGCTGATCGCGATGCGCGTGTTGCAAGGAGTGGGCGGAGCCGCGACCTTGAGTATCGCCCCGGCTATCCATCGCTCGATTTTCCCGACCCGCCTGCTGGGGCGGATCCTCGGCCTGAACGCGCTGCTCGTAGCCGCGAGCACAGCCATCGCACCCATGCTGGGCGGAACCCTGCTGGCAGCCCTGAGCTGGCAATGGCTGTTCGCGATCAACGTCCCGCTGGGCATCGTCGGCACGCTCCTGGCGCGTCGCACCCTTCCCAAGGCGCGCTTGCGCGGCCTGCCCTTCGACACCGCCGGCGCCCTGTTGTCGGGCGCGGCGATGGCCGCACTGATCATGGCCGCCGATGCCTGCGCGCAATTGGGCAACGGCGGCCAGGCCTATCTACCCCTTGCCTACGCGGCAGCGGCCATCGCGTCGGGTATGGCCTTCGTACGCCGCCAGCGCCGCGCCCCGGAACCGCTGCTGCCGCTGGACATCTTCGCCTCCACGCGCTTTTCCATGGCGGCAATGACGTCCATGGCCTCGTTCGTCGGCCAGGGCATCGCGTTCATCGCGCTGCCCATCCTGCTGCAAAGCGCCTATGGCTACAGCCCCTTCGCCTCGGCGCTGCTCTTTACGCCCTGGCCCGTCGCCATCGTGCTCATCGCCCCGCATGCCGGGCGGCTGGCCGACCGGCATCGGCCGGCCACACTGGCCACAGCCGGCCTGGCCGTCTTCGCGTTCGGCCTCGCGCTATTGGCGCTGCTGCCCTATGACGCGCCTGCGTGGGATATCGCCTGGCGCGAACTGGTGTGCGGTGCGGGCTTCGGTTTTTTCCAGAGCCCCAACAACCGCGAGATGCTGGCCAACGCCTCGCGCGAGCGCAGCAGCAATGCCTCGGGGGTACTGGCCATCGCGCGCACCTTCGGGCAGTGCCTGGGGACCGCGCTGGTGGGCGTCATCCTGTCGGCGTACGCCACACACGCCGCGGCCGGCGGCGGCAGGCTGACGGGCATCGCGCTGGCCCAGGCGATCAAATGGGCGCTCTGGCTGGCGGTGGCGGCGACGGTCTCGGCGCTGGTCATCAGCTCGCGCCGCCTCGGGGGCAAACAAACCGTGCCCGGACAGCAGCCTTCTTGA
- a CDS encoding LysR family transcriptional regulator — MSDPDLNLLIAFDALLAEGSVAGAALRLGLSASAMSRAVTRLREATGDPLLVRAGRRMVPTPHAQALRQRVRDAAREARAVLNPPANDFDISALRRTFTIRSNDGFVEAFGAQLITAAAAVAPGVRLRFAPKSEKTAAPLREGVVDLEIGVLSQMGPEVRVQALFRDRFIGVARKGHPLEAEPAVTAGQYVAFGHVVASRRGRADGPVDVALADMGLERTVAAVVPNFSAALAVARGSDLIALVPAFFLGAQQEHVEPARTGIFAFELPVQTEKITVSQMWHPRLGADPGHQWLRQLVLEVCRENI; from the coding sequence ATGTCCGATCCCGACCTGAACCTGCTTATCGCCTTCGATGCCTTGCTGGCCGAAGGCAGCGTGGCCGGCGCCGCACTGCGCCTTGGGCTTAGTGCCTCGGCGATGAGCCGGGCCGTGACCCGGCTGCGCGAGGCGACCGGCGACCCTTTGCTGGTTCGGGCGGGGCGCCGCATGGTGCCGACTCCGCATGCCCAGGCACTGCGCCAGCGCGTGCGGGATGCGGCCCGGGAGGCGCGCGCCGTTCTGAATCCCCCGGCGAACGATTTCGATATTAGCGCGTTGCGGCGAACCTTCACGATCCGGTCCAACGATGGCTTTGTCGAGGCTTTCGGCGCCCAGCTCATCACGGCGGCCGCGGCGGTGGCGCCGGGTGTGCGCCTGCGCTTCGCGCCCAAGTCCGAGAAGACGGCGGCCCCGCTGCGCGAAGGGGTGGTCGACCTGGAAATCGGCGTCCTGAGTCAGATGGGCCCGGAGGTCCGGGTGCAGGCGCTCTTTCGGGACCGCTTCATCGGTGTCGCCAGGAAAGGGCATCCGCTCGAAGCGGAACCCGCGGTGACCGCCGGGCAGTATGTCGCCTTCGGCCACGTGGTCGCCTCGCGCCGCGGACGCGCGGACGGCCCGGTGGACGTCGCCTTGGCCGACATGGGGCTGGAACGGACGGTCGCCGCCGTAGTGCCCAATTTTTCCGCCGCGCTGGCCGTGGCGCGCGGCTCCGACTTGATTGCGCTCGTGCCTGCGTTCTTCCTGGGCGCGCAGCAAGAGCATGTCGAGCCGGCCCGTACCGGCATTTTTGCTTTCGAACTGCCTGTCCAGACCGAAAAAATCACGGTGTCGCAGATGTGGCATCCTCGCCTGGGCGCGGATCCCGGACACCAGTGGCTGCGGCAGCTGGTGCTTGAGGTGTGCCGGGAAAACATATAA
- a CDS encoding MFS transporter, whose translation MKTLSPSLIAKVSWRLLPFLLLMYILAFLDRVNVGFAKQAFQADTGVSDAAFALGAGIFFVGYALLEVPSNLILHKVGARLWMCRIMVTWGLVSAALVFAHGETSFYLLRFLLGVTEAGFFPGIIYYLTCWFPSAARGRAMGFFYFGAPLAFIFGSPLSGLLLELHGVGGWNGWQWMFAIEGLMASVVGVWAYFYLDNRPAEATWLTQEERTQLQDVLDQENRGKTSHSHNLFAAICQPAVLFMSLIYALIQASVYGVVFYLPTQVAGLMDTKVGLAVGLVSAIPWVCAVLAAWLIPAFADRTGNRRGTACLTLLMSAAGIAVSVSVSSPLAGVLALCFAAAGFIAVQPIFWTFPSRFVAGSVAAGGIALINSIGGVGGFLAPMVKNWADSAFHSSAAGLYVLATTTVLAALLMLGLHDNASSATRARATT comes from the coding sequence TTGAAGACGCTTTCCCCCTCGTTAATCGCCAAGGTTTCCTGGCGCCTGCTTCCCTTCCTGCTGCTGATGTATATCCTGGCCTTCCTGGACCGCGTCAACGTGGGTTTTGCCAAACAGGCTTTTCAGGCCGACACCGGCGTCAGCGACGCAGCCTTTGCTCTTGGCGCCGGCATTTTCTTCGTGGGCTATGCATTGCTGGAAGTGCCCAGCAACCTCATCCTGCACAAGGTGGGCGCGCGCCTATGGATGTGCCGCATCATGGTGACCTGGGGCCTGGTATCGGCTGCGCTGGTGTTCGCGCACGGCGAAACCAGCTTCTACCTCCTACGCTTTCTGCTCGGCGTGACCGAAGCCGGCTTCTTCCCCGGCATCATCTACTACCTGACATGCTGGTTCCCCTCGGCCGCGCGGGGCCGGGCCATGGGATTTTTCTACTTCGGCGCGCCGCTGGCCTTCATCTTCGGCAGTCCGCTATCGGGCCTGCTGCTAGAGTTGCACGGCGTAGGCGGCTGGAACGGCTGGCAATGGATGTTCGCAATCGAAGGCCTGATGGCCAGCGTTGTGGGCGTCTGGGCGTATTTCTATCTCGACAACCGTCCTGCCGAGGCCACGTGGCTGACGCAGGAAGAACGCACGCAACTGCAAGATGTGCTGGACCAGGAAAACCGCGGCAAGACCTCGCATAGCCACAACCTGTTCGCCGCGATCTGCCAACCCGCCGTGCTGTTCATGAGCCTGATCTATGCGCTGATCCAGGCCAGCGTCTATGGGGTGGTGTTCTATCTGCCTACCCAGGTTGCCGGCCTGATGGACACCAAGGTCGGCTTGGCCGTAGGCTTGGTTTCGGCCATTCCCTGGGTGTGCGCGGTCCTGGCGGCCTGGCTCATCCCCGCGTTCGCCGATCGCACGGGCAACCGACGCGGCACAGCTTGTCTGACACTGTTGATGTCGGCGGCCGGCATCGCGGTATCCGTCAGCGTGTCGAGTCCTCTGGCGGGCGTACTAGCACTGTGCTTCGCCGCTGCGGGCTTCATCGCCGTCCAGCCGATTTTCTGGACCTTCCCGTCGCGCTTTGTGGCGGGCAGCGTCGCGGCCGGCGGCATTGCGCTCATCAACTCGATAGGCGGAGTTGGCGGCTTTCTGGCGCCCATGGTCAAGAACTGGGCCGATTCCGCTTTTCATTCCTCCGCCGCCGGCCTGTATGTGCTGGCGACGACGACCGTGCTGGCCGCGCTGCTTATGCTGGGCTTGCACGACAACGCATCGTCCGCGACACGCGCACGCGCCACCACCTGA